In one Solanum lycopersicum chromosome 11, SLM_r2.1 genomic region, the following are encoded:
- the LOC101268348 gene encoding zinc finger CCCH domain-containing protein 46 isoform X4 translates to MDGYEATKIVLSRIQSLDPENASKIMGYILIQDQGEKEMIRLAFGPETLLVSLINQAKTCLGISSNNSSAMSKLNLFHQSSPRIIIPNNGFPSSSSPSSPSPWSTNGSPVFTRSPRPLASPVGGGGGGSSSLSYAAVVNGSTNSVSGGSTTSLSLPFYDPNNDEYGGSVQQAQVQEHLSFLDESLDPIMSPSGRSDSLVFPYGNCEETPHLHRRSCSVNDVFLGGSDDGGGGFGWRPCMYFARGFCKNGNSCKFMHSGFPDSSSSPDAIVGSPSKVDSVEDFLRMKALQQQQQQRFAAASLMASGAHHHPIAYNKCINILNDNQRSAAATFMMGEEFHKFGRCRPDRNDFSAMALGGISSSSSRQIYLTFPADSTFKEEDVSNYFSMYGPVQDVRIPYQQKRMFGFVTFIYSETVKMILAKGNPHFVCDSRVLVKPYKEKGKIADKKQLQQQQHPIDRGDLSTCLSPSALESREPFDLPFGARMLYNSHEMMLRRKIEQEAELQQAIELQGRRLMNLQLLDLKNQHRNDHFPPSLSPGLPTASQMQFHSPNNHNLVPVLNDIDQEVPAADEKVPQEMLPTDFGHGSSSKEQRSNIDNSNLQESFEHILPDNLFASPTKSAAENQAAFSTDSAEAGVSSPITTATSNNNIPMLPTTTTLNMASLKSCYFHRPRKTHE, encoded by the exons ATGGATGGCTATGAAGCTACAAAGATAGTTTTATCAAGAATTCAAAGTTTGGATCCAGAAAATGCTTCAAAAATTATGGGGTATATACTGATACAAGATCAAGGGGAGAAGGAGATGATAAGATTAGCTTTTGGTCCAGAAACCCTTTTGGTTTCTTTGATAAATCAAGCTAAAACTTGTTTAGGAATTTCATCAAACAATTCATCTGCAATGtcaaaattgaatctttttcaTCAATCTTCACCAAGAATCATCATTCCTAACAATGggtttccttcttcttcttcaccttcTTCACCTTCTCCTTGGTCTACTAATGGGTCACCAGTTTTTACAAGAAGTCCTAGACCATTGGCTTCACCAGTaggaggaggaggagggggGTCTAGTTCACTTTCTTATGCTGCTGTGGTGAATGGTTCTACTAATTCTGTTTCTGGGGGTTCAACTACTTCACTGTCACTCCCTTTTTATGACCCAAATAATGATGAGTATGGTGGTAGTGTTCAACAAGCTCAAGTTCAAGAACACTTGTCTTTTCTTGATGAATCATTGGATCCAATTATGAGTCCTAGTGGAAGAAGTGATTCTTTGGTTTTCCCTTATGGGAATTGTGAGGAAACCCCTCATCTTCATCGTAGGAGTTGTTCAGTCAATGATGTTTTTCTTGGTGGTTCAgatgatggtggtggtgggTTTGGTTGGAGGCCTTGCATGTATTTTGCTAGAGGGTTTTGCAAAAATGGGAATAGTTGCAAGTTTATGCACAGTGGATTTCctgattcttcttcttcaccagaTGCTATTGTTGGTTCTCCTAGTAAAGTTGACTCTGTTGAGGATTTCTTGAGGATGAAGGCTTTacaacagcagcagcaacagAGGTTTGCTGCTGCCTCTCTTATGGCTTCTGGTGCTCATCACCATCCAATTGCTTACAACAAATGCATCAACATCTTGAATGATAACCAAAG ATCAGCTGCTGCGACATTTATGATGGGTGAAGAATTCCACAAATTCGGTAGGTGCCGTCCTGATAGAAATGATTTTTCAGCAATGGCGTTGGGTGGCATCTCAAGTTCAAGTTCACGACAAATTTACCTAACATTTCCTGCGGATAGCACATTTAAGGAGGAGGATGTGTCTAACTACTTTAG TATGTATGGGCCTGTCCAAGATGTTAGAATTCCATATCAGCAGAAGCGAATGTTTGGATTCGTTACATTTATCTACTCTGAAACTGTTAAGATGATCTTGGCTAAAGGAAACCCACATTTTGTGTGTGATTCTCGGGTACTTGTAAAGCCCTacaaagaaaagggaaaaatcgCGGATAA GAAGCAGCTTCAGCAACAACAACATCCAATTGATAGAGGAGATCTGTCGACCTGTTTAAGCCCATCAGCTCTTGAATCTAGGGAGCCGTTTGACCTTCCCTTTG GAGCAAGAATGTTATATAATTCACATGAGATGATGttgagaagaaaaatagagCAGGAGGCTGAATTACAGCAAGCCATCGAACTTCAAGGCAGAAGGTTAATGAATTTGCAACTGCTGGACCTGAAGAATCAACATCGCAATGATCACTTCCCACCCAGCCTCTCTCCTGGTCTTCCAACGGCCTCCCAGATGCAGTTTCACTCTCCAAACAATCACAATCTTGTTCCTGTGTTGAATGACATTGATCAAGAAGTCCCTGCAG CTGATGAAAAGGTGCCTCAAGAAATGCTGCCTACTGATTTTGGGCATGGAAGTAGCAGCAAGGAGCAGCGCTCCAATATTGACAACTCTAATCTTCAAGAAAG CTTCGAGCATATCCTTCCCGATAACCTTTTTGCTTCTCCTACAAAGTCAGCTGCAGAAAACCAGGCCGCGTTCTCCACTGATTCAGCTGAAGCTGGCGTTAGTTCTCCAATAACTACTGCTACTTCTAACAATAATATCCCTATGCTTCCTACGACAACTACCCTCAACATGGCTTCTCTTAAATCATGTTACTTCCACAGGCCAAG AAAAACGCATGAGTAG
- the LOC101268348 gene encoding zinc finger CCCH domain-containing protein 46 isoform X3, whose translation MDGYEATKIVLSRIQSLDPENASKIMGYILIQDQGEKEMIRLAFGPETLLVSLINQAKTCLGISSNNSSAMSKLNLFHQSSPRIIIPNNGFPSSSSPSSPSPWSTNGSPVFTRSPRPLASPVGGGGGGSSSLSYAAVVNGSTNSVSGGSTTSLSLPFYDPNNDEYGGSVQQAQVQEHLSFLDESLDPIMSPSGRSDSLVFPYGNCEETPHLHRRSCSVNDVFLGGSDDGGGGFGWRPCMYFARGFCKNGNSCKFMHSGFPDSSSSPDAIVGSPSKVDSVEDFLRMKALQQQQQQRFAAASLMASGAHHHPIAYNKCINILNDNQRSAAATFMMGEEFHKFGRCRPDRNDFSAMALGGISSSSSRQIYLTFPADSTFKEEDVSNYFSMYGPVQDVRIPYQQKRMFGFVTFIYSETVKMILAKGNPHFVCDSRVLVKPYKEKGKIADKKQLQQQQHPIDRGDLSTCLSPSALESREPFDLPFGARMLYNSHEMMLRRKIEQEAELQQAIELQGRRLMNLQLLDLKNQHRNDHFPPSLSPGLPTASQMQFHSPNNHNLVPVLNDIDQEVPAADEKVPQEMLPTDFGHGSSSKEQRSNIDNSNLQESFEHILPDNLFASPTKSAAENQAAFSTDSAEAGVSSPITTATSNNNIPMLPTTTTLNMASLKSCYFHRPRFTSGQEAIEM comes from the exons ATGGATGGCTATGAAGCTACAAAGATAGTTTTATCAAGAATTCAAAGTTTGGATCCAGAAAATGCTTCAAAAATTATGGGGTATATACTGATACAAGATCAAGGGGAGAAGGAGATGATAAGATTAGCTTTTGGTCCAGAAACCCTTTTGGTTTCTTTGATAAATCAAGCTAAAACTTGTTTAGGAATTTCATCAAACAATTCATCTGCAATGtcaaaattgaatctttttcaTCAATCTTCACCAAGAATCATCATTCCTAACAATGggtttccttcttcttcttcaccttcTTCACCTTCTCCTTGGTCTACTAATGGGTCACCAGTTTTTACAAGAAGTCCTAGACCATTGGCTTCACCAGTaggaggaggaggagggggGTCTAGTTCACTTTCTTATGCTGCTGTGGTGAATGGTTCTACTAATTCTGTTTCTGGGGGTTCAACTACTTCACTGTCACTCCCTTTTTATGACCCAAATAATGATGAGTATGGTGGTAGTGTTCAACAAGCTCAAGTTCAAGAACACTTGTCTTTTCTTGATGAATCATTGGATCCAATTATGAGTCCTAGTGGAAGAAGTGATTCTTTGGTTTTCCCTTATGGGAATTGTGAGGAAACCCCTCATCTTCATCGTAGGAGTTGTTCAGTCAATGATGTTTTTCTTGGTGGTTCAgatgatggtggtggtgggTTTGGTTGGAGGCCTTGCATGTATTTTGCTAGAGGGTTTTGCAAAAATGGGAATAGTTGCAAGTTTATGCACAGTGGATTTCctgattcttcttcttcaccagaTGCTATTGTTGGTTCTCCTAGTAAAGTTGACTCTGTTGAGGATTTCTTGAGGATGAAGGCTTTacaacagcagcagcaacagAGGTTTGCTGCTGCCTCTCTTATGGCTTCTGGTGCTCATCACCATCCAATTGCTTACAACAAATGCATCAACATCTTGAATGATAACCAAAG ATCAGCTGCTGCGACATTTATGATGGGTGAAGAATTCCACAAATTCGGTAGGTGCCGTCCTGATAGAAATGATTTTTCAGCAATGGCGTTGGGTGGCATCTCAAGTTCAAGTTCACGACAAATTTACCTAACATTTCCTGCGGATAGCACATTTAAGGAGGAGGATGTGTCTAACTACTTTAG TATGTATGGGCCTGTCCAAGATGTTAGAATTCCATATCAGCAGAAGCGAATGTTTGGATTCGTTACATTTATCTACTCTGAAACTGTTAAGATGATCTTGGCTAAAGGAAACCCACATTTTGTGTGTGATTCTCGGGTACTTGTAAAGCCCTacaaagaaaagggaaaaatcgCGGATAA GAAGCAGCTTCAGCAACAACAACATCCAATTGATAGAGGAGATCTGTCGACCTGTTTAAGCCCATCAGCTCTTGAATCTAGGGAGCCGTTTGACCTTCCCTTTG GAGCAAGAATGTTATATAATTCACATGAGATGATGttgagaagaaaaatagagCAGGAGGCTGAATTACAGCAAGCCATCGAACTTCAAGGCAGAAGGTTAATGAATTTGCAACTGCTGGACCTGAAGAATCAACATCGCAATGATCACTTCCCACCCAGCCTCTCTCCTGGTCTTCCAACGGCCTCCCAGATGCAGTTTCACTCTCCAAACAATCACAATCTTGTTCCTGTGTTGAATGACATTGATCAAGAAGTCCCTGCAG CTGATGAAAAGGTGCCTCAAGAAATGCTGCCTACTGATTTTGGGCATGGAAGTAGCAGCAAGGAGCAGCGCTCCAATATTGACAACTCTAATCTTCAAGAAAG CTTCGAGCATATCCTTCCCGATAACCTTTTTGCTTCTCCTACAAAGTCAGCTGCAGAAAACCAGGCCGCGTTCTCCACTGATTCAGCTGAAGCTGGCGTTAGTTCTCCAATAACTACTGCTACTTCTAACAATAATATCCCTATGCTTCCTACGACAACTACCCTCAACATGGCTTCTCTTAAATCATGTTACTTCCACAGGCCAAG GTTTACTTCTGGGCAAGAAGCCATTGAAATGTAG
- the LOC101268348 gene encoding zinc finger CCCH domain-containing protein 46 isoform X1 has product MDGYEATKIVLSRIQSLDPENASKIMGYILIQDQGEKEMIRLAFGPETLLVSLINQAKTCLGISSNNSSAMSKLNLFHQSSPRIIIPNNGFPSSSSPSSPSPWSTNGSPVFTRSPRPLASPVGGGGGGSSSLSYAAVVNGSTNSVSGGSTTSLSLPFYDPNNDEYGGSVQQAQVQEHLSFLDESLDPIMSPSGRSDSLVFPYGNCEETPHLHRRSCSVNDVFLGGSDDGGGGFGWRPCMYFARGFCKNGNSCKFMHSGFPDSSSSPDAIVGSPSKVDSVEDFLRMKALQQQQQQRFAAASLMASGAHHHPIAYNKCINILNDNQRSAAATFMMGEEFHKFGRCRPDRNDFSAMALGGISSSSSRQIYLTFPADSTFKEEDVSNYFSMYGPVQDVRIPYQQKRMFGFVTFIYSETVKMILAKGNPHFVCDSRVLVKPYKEKGKIADKKQLQQQQHPIDRGDLSTCLSPSALESREPFDLPFGARMLYNSHEMMLRRKIEQEAELQQAIELQGRRLMNLQLLDLKNQHRNDHFPPSLSPGLPTASQMQFHSPNNHNLVPVLNDIDQEVPAESNNTHEATNAPHNAADEKVPQEMLPTDFGHGSSSKEQRSNIDNSNLQESFEHILPDNLFASPTKSAAENQAAFSTDSAEAGVSSPITTATSNNNIPMLPTTTTLNMASLKSCYFHRPRFTSGQEAIEM; this is encoded by the exons ATGGATGGCTATGAAGCTACAAAGATAGTTTTATCAAGAATTCAAAGTTTGGATCCAGAAAATGCTTCAAAAATTATGGGGTATATACTGATACAAGATCAAGGGGAGAAGGAGATGATAAGATTAGCTTTTGGTCCAGAAACCCTTTTGGTTTCTTTGATAAATCAAGCTAAAACTTGTTTAGGAATTTCATCAAACAATTCATCTGCAATGtcaaaattgaatctttttcaTCAATCTTCACCAAGAATCATCATTCCTAACAATGggtttccttcttcttcttcaccttcTTCACCTTCTCCTTGGTCTACTAATGGGTCACCAGTTTTTACAAGAAGTCCTAGACCATTGGCTTCACCAGTaggaggaggaggagggggGTCTAGTTCACTTTCTTATGCTGCTGTGGTGAATGGTTCTACTAATTCTGTTTCTGGGGGTTCAACTACTTCACTGTCACTCCCTTTTTATGACCCAAATAATGATGAGTATGGTGGTAGTGTTCAACAAGCTCAAGTTCAAGAACACTTGTCTTTTCTTGATGAATCATTGGATCCAATTATGAGTCCTAGTGGAAGAAGTGATTCTTTGGTTTTCCCTTATGGGAATTGTGAGGAAACCCCTCATCTTCATCGTAGGAGTTGTTCAGTCAATGATGTTTTTCTTGGTGGTTCAgatgatggtggtggtgggTTTGGTTGGAGGCCTTGCATGTATTTTGCTAGAGGGTTTTGCAAAAATGGGAATAGTTGCAAGTTTATGCACAGTGGATTTCctgattcttcttcttcaccagaTGCTATTGTTGGTTCTCCTAGTAAAGTTGACTCTGTTGAGGATTTCTTGAGGATGAAGGCTTTacaacagcagcagcaacagAGGTTTGCTGCTGCCTCTCTTATGGCTTCTGGTGCTCATCACCATCCAATTGCTTACAACAAATGCATCAACATCTTGAATGATAACCAAAG ATCAGCTGCTGCGACATTTATGATGGGTGAAGAATTCCACAAATTCGGTAGGTGCCGTCCTGATAGAAATGATTTTTCAGCAATGGCGTTGGGTGGCATCTCAAGTTCAAGTTCACGACAAATTTACCTAACATTTCCTGCGGATAGCACATTTAAGGAGGAGGATGTGTCTAACTACTTTAG TATGTATGGGCCTGTCCAAGATGTTAGAATTCCATATCAGCAGAAGCGAATGTTTGGATTCGTTACATTTATCTACTCTGAAACTGTTAAGATGATCTTGGCTAAAGGAAACCCACATTTTGTGTGTGATTCTCGGGTACTTGTAAAGCCCTacaaagaaaagggaaaaatcgCGGATAA GAAGCAGCTTCAGCAACAACAACATCCAATTGATAGAGGAGATCTGTCGACCTGTTTAAGCCCATCAGCTCTTGAATCTAGGGAGCCGTTTGACCTTCCCTTTG GAGCAAGAATGTTATATAATTCACATGAGATGATGttgagaagaaaaatagagCAGGAGGCTGAATTACAGCAAGCCATCGAACTTCAAGGCAGAAGGTTAATGAATTTGCAACTGCTGGACCTGAAGAATCAACATCGCAATGATCACTTCCCACCCAGCCTCTCTCCTGGTCTTCCAACGGCCTCCCAGATGCAGTTTCACTCTCCAAACAATCACAATCTTGTTCCTGTGTTGAATGACATTGATCAAGAAGTCCCTGCAG AAAGTAACAATACTCATGAAGCTACCAACGCCCCCCATAATGCAGCTGATGAAAAGGTGCCTCAAGAAATGCTGCCTACTGATTTTGGGCATGGAAGTAGCAGCAAGGAGCAGCGCTCCAATATTGACAACTCTAATCTTCAAGAAAG CTTCGAGCATATCCTTCCCGATAACCTTTTTGCTTCTCCTACAAAGTCAGCTGCAGAAAACCAGGCCGCGTTCTCCACTGATTCAGCTGAAGCTGGCGTTAGTTCTCCAATAACTACTGCTACTTCTAACAATAATATCCCTATGCTTCCTACGACAACTACCCTCAACATGGCTTCTCTTAAATCATGTTACTTCCACAGGCCAAG GTTTACTTCTGGGCAAGAAGCCATTGAAATGTAG
- the LOC101268348 gene encoding zinc finger CCCH domain-containing protein 46 isoform X2, whose protein sequence is MDGYEATKIVLSRIQSLDPENASKIMGYILIQDQGEKEMIRLAFGPETLLVSLINQAKTCLGISSNNSSAMSKLNLFHQSSPRIIIPNNGFPSSSSPSSPSPWSTNGSPVFTRSPRPLASPVGGGGGGSSSLSYAAVVNGSTNSVSGGSTTSLSLPFYDPNNDEYGGSVQQAQVQEHLSFLDESLDPIMSPSGRSDSLVFPYGNCEETPHLHRRSCSVNDVFLGGSDDGGGGFGWRPCMYFARGFCKNGNSCKFMHSGFPDSSSSPDAIVGSPSKVDSVEDFLRMKALQQQQQQRFAAASLMASGAHHHPIAYNKCINILNDNQRSAAATFMMGEEFHKFGRCRPDRNDFSAMALGGISSSSSRQIYLTFPADSTFKEEDVSNYFSMYGPVQDVRIPYQQKRMFGFVTFIYSETVKMILAKGNPHFVCDSRVLVKPYKEKGKIADKKQLQQQQHPIDRGDLSTCLSPSALESREPFDLPFGARMLYNSHEMMLRRKIEQEAELQQAIELQGRRLMNLQLLDLKNQHRNDHFPPSLSPGLPTASQMQFHSPNNHNLVPVLNDIDQEVPAESNNTHEATNAPHNAADEKVPQEMLPTDFGHGSSSKEQRSNIDNSNLQESFEHILPDNLFASPTKSAAENQAAFSTDSAEAGVSSPITTATSNNNIPMLPTTTTLNMASLKSCYFHRPRKTHE, encoded by the exons ATGGATGGCTATGAAGCTACAAAGATAGTTTTATCAAGAATTCAAAGTTTGGATCCAGAAAATGCTTCAAAAATTATGGGGTATATACTGATACAAGATCAAGGGGAGAAGGAGATGATAAGATTAGCTTTTGGTCCAGAAACCCTTTTGGTTTCTTTGATAAATCAAGCTAAAACTTGTTTAGGAATTTCATCAAACAATTCATCTGCAATGtcaaaattgaatctttttcaTCAATCTTCACCAAGAATCATCATTCCTAACAATGggtttccttcttcttcttcaccttcTTCACCTTCTCCTTGGTCTACTAATGGGTCACCAGTTTTTACAAGAAGTCCTAGACCATTGGCTTCACCAGTaggaggaggaggagggggGTCTAGTTCACTTTCTTATGCTGCTGTGGTGAATGGTTCTACTAATTCTGTTTCTGGGGGTTCAACTACTTCACTGTCACTCCCTTTTTATGACCCAAATAATGATGAGTATGGTGGTAGTGTTCAACAAGCTCAAGTTCAAGAACACTTGTCTTTTCTTGATGAATCATTGGATCCAATTATGAGTCCTAGTGGAAGAAGTGATTCTTTGGTTTTCCCTTATGGGAATTGTGAGGAAACCCCTCATCTTCATCGTAGGAGTTGTTCAGTCAATGATGTTTTTCTTGGTGGTTCAgatgatggtggtggtgggTTTGGTTGGAGGCCTTGCATGTATTTTGCTAGAGGGTTTTGCAAAAATGGGAATAGTTGCAAGTTTATGCACAGTGGATTTCctgattcttcttcttcaccagaTGCTATTGTTGGTTCTCCTAGTAAAGTTGACTCTGTTGAGGATTTCTTGAGGATGAAGGCTTTacaacagcagcagcaacagAGGTTTGCTGCTGCCTCTCTTATGGCTTCTGGTGCTCATCACCATCCAATTGCTTACAACAAATGCATCAACATCTTGAATGATAACCAAAG ATCAGCTGCTGCGACATTTATGATGGGTGAAGAATTCCACAAATTCGGTAGGTGCCGTCCTGATAGAAATGATTTTTCAGCAATGGCGTTGGGTGGCATCTCAAGTTCAAGTTCACGACAAATTTACCTAACATTTCCTGCGGATAGCACATTTAAGGAGGAGGATGTGTCTAACTACTTTAG TATGTATGGGCCTGTCCAAGATGTTAGAATTCCATATCAGCAGAAGCGAATGTTTGGATTCGTTACATTTATCTACTCTGAAACTGTTAAGATGATCTTGGCTAAAGGAAACCCACATTTTGTGTGTGATTCTCGGGTACTTGTAAAGCCCTacaaagaaaagggaaaaatcgCGGATAA GAAGCAGCTTCAGCAACAACAACATCCAATTGATAGAGGAGATCTGTCGACCTGTTTAAGCCCATCAGCTCTTGAATCTAGGGAGCCGTTTGACCTTCCCTTTG GAGCAAGAATGTTATATAATTCACATGAGATGATGttgagaagaaaaatagagCAGGAGGCTGAATTACAGCAAGCCATCGAACTTCAAGGCAGAAGGTTAATGAATTTGCAACTGCTGGACCTGAAGAATCAACATCGCAATGATCACTTCCCACCCAGCCTCTCTCCTGGTCTTCCAACGGCCTCCCAGATGCAGTTTCACTCTCCAAACAATCACAATCTTGTTCCTGTGTTGAATGACATTGATCAAGAAGTCCCTGCAG AAAGTAACAATACTCATGAAGCTACCAACGCCCCCCATAATGCAGCTGATGAAAAGGTGCCTCAAGAAATGCTGCCTACTGATTTTGGGCATGGAAGTAGCAGCAAGGAGCAGCGCTCCAATATTGACAACTCTAATCTTCAAGAAAG CTTCGAGCATATCCTTCCCGATAACCTTTTTGCTTCTCCTACAAAGTCAGCTGCAGAAAACCAGGCCGCGTTCTCCACTGATTCAGCTGAAGCTGGCGTTAGTTCTCCAATAACTACTGCTACTTCTAACAATAATATCCCTATGCTTCCTACGACAACTACCCTCAACATGGCTTCTCTTAAATCATGTTACTTCCACAGGCCAAG AAAAACGCATGAGTAG